A single genomic interval of Armigeres subalbatus isolate Guangzhou_Male chromosome 1, GZ_Asu_2, whole genome shotgun sequence harbors:
- the LOC134211065 gene encoding serine protease Hayan-like: MHGESVELIMFQALILIALNIICFVSAFRISFYDSTLYEGDTCFLADGLTRGTCLRDTSCLYLKTIPQKDWRICSFHQNSSLVCCMDRQPSSLQDVRGHFKHKSDEKCANFPDMPQTKNSILNGTIADIEDFPYLGALALQDLQSSTIAYRCGANLISDRFMLTAAHCLIGKKLIHVRLGVLSLLDNLDDDPPVIIGIEDIIIHPNYTRRPIRNDIALIKLNRTVDEDFLIPACLYTEPSDPLPSVPLAIAGWGGVDSSNDGIMSPILLKAEITTYERDQCNATLVQTQSWKRQVQLYDDQLCALGRNKLNDNETNDTCVGDSGGPLELSLGRRKYIVGLTSTGKICGTRFPSVYTRVSQFIDWIESIVWS, translated from the exons ATGCATGGGGAAAGTGTCGAACTCATAATGTTTCAGGCGCTAATTCTAATCGCGTTGAATATCATATGTTTCGTGTCAGCGTTTAGGATATCTTTCTATGACTCTACACTTTACG AGGGCGACACATGTTTCTTGGCGGATGGCCTAACCCGTGGAACGTGCCTCCGAGATACAAGCTGTCTGTACCTGAAGACCATTCCACAGAAGGACTGGAGAATATGTTCATtccaccaaaattcatcgttGGTTTGCTGTATGGATCGGCAGCCCAGCTCCCTTCAAGACGTCAGAGGTCACTTCAAACATAAGAGCGATGAGAAGTGTGCCAACTTTCCCGATATGCCTCAAACAAAGAACAGCATCCTCAACGGAACGATAGCTGACATAGAGGACTTCCCATATCTGGGCGCCTTGGCACTGCAGGATCTGCAATCGTCTACGATAGCTTATCGTTGCGGAGCCAACCTCATTTCGGATCGATTCATGCTGACGGCTGCCCATTGTTTGATAGGCAAGAAACTAATCCACGTTCGACTGGGAGTGTTAAGTCTCCTGGACAACCTTGACGATGACCCACCTGTTATCATTGGCATCGAGGACATCATCATCCATCCAAACTACACCAGACGCCCCATCAGAAACGATATCGCTCTGATCAAACTGAATCGAACCGTTGATGAAGACTTCCTGATACCGGCCTGTCTGTACACGGAACCGTCCGATCCCTTGCCGAGCGTACCGTTGGCAATTGCTGGATGGGGTGGCGTCGATTCCTCGAACGATGGTATCATGTCGCCTATCTTACTGAAAGCGGAGATAACAACGTACGAACGAGATCAGTGCAACGCCACGTTAGTACAAACACAATCTTGGAAGAGACAAGTCCAACTATATGACGATCAGTTGTGTGCGCTCGGTAGGAATAAGTTGAACGACAACGAAACGAACGATACGTGCGTGGGTGACTCTGGTGGACCGCTGGAGCTTTCCCTGGGTCGCCGAAAGTACATCGT